Proteins encoded in a region of the Bactrocera tryoni isolate S06 chromosome 4, CSIRO_BtryS06_freeze2, whole genome shotgun sequence genome:
- the LOC120775470 gene encoding serine protease persephone-like isoform X1, which translates to MYFKHSKSRPSEHYKMLLLLGSVFAALFGKSIAQMEVGDQCQNKNYRGICTEASRCADLPYAMAQLSLKRRDISRCGFTIFEEIICCPSLSVPTTTIKTRSDDRPAVKACIEIDEQLQPLLTPHILGGTPVELGEYPHMVAIGLTDTDGAVEYNCGGTLIGKRYVLTAAHCLVTRQIPVMVRMGVVNFTDTEQMKAAVEIKIKKVHIHPDYTSANVYNDVGLLELEDEVTYSNNVFPTCLYTDPDDPPAKSALYVTGWGVINRSTREKSDVLLKARQTIVDNSKCNESYVDNGLTRRNRDGIIASQLCAHDPGLTKDACQGDSGGPLNLVVDEALNKYRVVGVISAGFSCGSSTPGLYSRVSSFLDWIESIVWPSG; encoded by the exons ATGTATTTCAAACACTCTAAATCCCGACCAAGTGAACATTACaagatgctgctgctgctggggAGCGTGTTTGCCGCCCTGTTTGGAAAGAGCATAGCTCAAATGGAGG TAGGTGATCAATGtcagaataaaaattatagaGGTATTTGCACTGAGGCAAGCAGATGTGCGGATCTGCCGTATGCCATGGCTCAACTGAGCCTGAAAAGACGTGATATAAGCCGATGTGGATTCACAATATTCGAGGAAATTATCTGTTGTCC CTCCCTCTCCGTTCCCACAACAACCATAAAAACACGATCCGATGATCGGCCAGCTGTGAAAG CTTGCATTGAAATCGATGAACAATTGCAGCCGCTGCTTACACCACACATTCTAGGCGGTACACCGGTAGAATTAGGTGAATATCCACATATGGTGGCCATTGGACTGACCGACACAGATGGTGCAGTGGAATATAATTGCGGTGGTACTTTGATTGGGAAGCGCTATGTTTTGACTGCGGCACATTGTTTAGTCACCCGACAAATACCGGTTATGGTGCGTATGGGTGTGGTGAATTTCACGGATACCGAACAAATGAAGGCAGCGgttgaaatcaaaattaag AAAGTTCACATACATCCGGACTACACGAGCGCTAATGTTTATAACGATGTGGGCTTGCTGGAATTGGAGGACGAAGTTACTTATAGCAACAATGTGTTCCCGACATGTCTTTATACCGATCCCGATGATCCGCCAGCTAAATCTGCGCTCTATGTCACCGGCTGGGGTGTCATTAATAGAAGCA CGCGTGAAAAATCGGATGTTTTATTGAAAGCCCGTCAGACGATCGTTGACAACTCGAAATGTAATGAAAGTTACGTAGACAACGGCTTGACGCGTCGCAATAGAGATGGGATCATCGCAAGTCAGTTGTGCGCGCATGACCCGGGTCTAACAAAGGATGCCTGTCAGGGTGACTCAGGCGGTCCGTTGAATTTGGTGGTCGACGAGGCTTTGAATAAATACCGTGTAGTTGGTGTAATTTCAGCTGGCTTCAGTTGTGGCAGTTCCACTCCTGGTCTGTACAGTCGTGTGTCTTCCTTTTTGGACTGGATCGAGAGCATCGTTTGGCCCAGTGGATAG
- the LOC120775470 gene encoding serine protease persephone-like isoform X2 codes for MYFKHSKSRPSEHYKMLLLLGSVFAALFGKSIAQMEGDQCQNKNYRGICTEASRCADLPYAMAQLSLKRRDISRCGFTIFEEIICCPSLSVPTTTIKTRSDDRPAVKACIEIDEQLQPLLTPHILGGTPVELGEYPHMVAIGLTDTDGAVEYNCGGTLIGKRYVLTAAHCLVTRQIPVMVRMGVVNFTDTEQMKAAVEIKIKKVHIHPDYTSANVYNDVGLLELEDEVTYSNNVFPTCLYTDPDDPPAKSALYVTGWGVINRSTREKSDVLLKARQTIVDNSKCNESYVDNGLTRRNRDGIIASQLCAHDPGLTKDACQGDSGGPLNLVVDEALNKYRVVGVISAGFSCGSSTPGLYSRVSSFLDWIESIVWPSG; via the exons ATGTATTTCAAACACTCTAAATCCCGACCAAGTGAACATTACaagatgctgctgctgctggggAGCGTGTTTGCCGCCCTGTTTGGAAAGAGCATAGCTCAAATGGAGG GTGATCAATGtcagaataaaaattatagaGGTATTTGCACTGAGGCAAGCAGATGTGCGGATCTGCCGTATGCCATGGCTCAACTGAGCCTGAAAAGACGTGATATAAGCCGATGTGGATTCACAATATTCGAGGAAATTATCTGTTGTCC CTCCCTCTCCGTTCCCACAACAACCATAAAAACACGATCCGATGATCGGCCAGCTGTGAAAG CTTGCATTGAAATCGATGAACAATTGCAGCCGCTGCTTACACCACACATTCTAGGCGGTACACCGGTAGAATTAGGTGAATATCCACATATGGTGGCCATTGGACTGACCGACACAGATGGTGCAGTGGAATATAATTGCGGTGGTACTTTGATTGGGAAGCGCTATGTTTTGACTGCGGCACATTGTTTAGTCACCCGACAAATACCGGTTATGGTGCGTATGGGTGTGGTGAATTTCACGGATACCGAACAAATGAAGGCAGCGgttgaaatcaaaattaag AAAGTTCACATACATCCGGACTACACGAGCGCTAATGTTTATAACGATGTGGGCTTGCTGGAATTGGAGGACGAAGTTACTTATAGCAACAATGTGTTCCCGACATGTCTTTATACCGATCCCGATGATCCGCCAGCTAAATCTGCGCTCTATGTCACCGGCTGGGGTGTCATTAATAGAAGCA CGCGTGAAAAATCGGATGTTTTATTGAAAGCCCGTCAGACGATCGTTGACAACTCGAAATGTAATGAAAGTTACGTAGACAACGGCTTGACGCGTCGCAATAGAGATGGGATCATCGCAAGTCAGTTGTGCGCGCATGACCCGGGTCTAACAAAGGATGCCTGTCAGGGTGACTCAGGCGGTCCGTTGAATTTGGTGGTCGACGAGGCTTTGAATAAATACCGTGTAGTTGGTGTAATTTCAGCTGGCTTCAGTTGTGGCAGTTCCACTCCTGGTCTGTACAGTCGTGTGTCTTCCTTTTTGGACTGGATCGAGAGCATCGTTTGGCCCAGTGGATAG